One genomic segment of Gemmatimonadota bacterium includes these proteins:
- a CDS encoding glycosyltransferase family 2 protein, with protein MPVDGRTIVVIIPVLNEEDSIGLVLAHIPAGMAAAVIVVDNGSTDRTAAVASEGGAVVVSEPRRGYGAACLRGMAAAARFAPDVIVFLDGDYSDYPEEMADLVRPILDKGYDMVIGSRMLGRRAQGSMPVQAVIGNVLVPRIIRWLYGHRYTDLGPFRAIRYDRLLELEMADQNFGWTVEMQIKAAQKGYRTLDVPVSYRRRVGVSKITGTLSGAVRAGVKILWVTFRYAVGK; from the coding sequence ATGCCGGTGGACGGTCGGACCATCGTGGTCATCATACCGGTCCTGAACGAGGAGGACTCGATCGGGCTGGTCCTGGCCCATATCCCGGCGGGGATGGCCGCGGCCGTGATCGTGGTGGACAACGGGTCGACGGACCGGACGGCAGCCGTGGCTTCGGAGGGTGGCGCCGTCGTCGTGAGCGAGCCCCGGCGCGGCTATGGCGCGGCCTGCCTGCGCGGCATGGCCGCGGCCGCCCGGTTCGCCCCGGACGTCATCGTGTTCCTGGACGGCGACTACAGTGACTACCCGGAAGAGATGGCGGACCTGGTGCGGCCGATCTTGGACAAAGGATACGACATGGTGATCGGATCGCGGATGCTGGGCCGCCGTGCGCAGGGATCCATGCCGGTCCAGGCCGTCATCGGGAACGTCCTCGTACCGCGAATTATCCGGTGGCTCTACGGCCATCGGTACACCGACCTCGGCCCGTTCCGGGCCATACGCTACGACCGGCTGCTCGAACTGGAAATGGCAGATCAGAACTTCGGCTGGACCGTCGAGATGCAGATCAAGGCGGCGCAGAAGGGATATCGGACTCTTGACGTGCCCGTCAGCTACCGGCGCAGGGTCGGCGTTTCGAAGATTACGGGCACGTTGTCCGGGGCGGTCCGGGCAGGCGTGAAGATCCTGTGGGTGACGTTCAGGTATGCGGTGGGAAAGTAG
- a CDS encoding DUF4007 family protein, which translates to MNRGPLYDTTYRPQLSGHETFPLRYGWLKKAYDAVKMAEDTEDDVSVFSADDAIARFGVGKNMVASMRHWAIAARVIEEKSGRQVTTSLGYVLFDESDGLDPYMENLNTSWLIHWKLCSHPAKTSWYWAFNYYPALDFHRDIIARNIATLANDRGWSRASQATIKNDVACFVRTYVAHTPKGNASHEDSLESPLSELGLIKSREDHHGLRFVRGRKPSLGLGVFTFAVTEFWISRSPSARTLSFEALAHEPGSPGRVFQLDENDLVERLYALEDSSQGRYTWSETAGLKQIVRDFEFDEIDETDFIRLDYGT; encoded by the coding sequence ATGAATAGAGGCCCTCTCTACGACACCACTTATAGACCCCAACTGTCCGGGCACGAAACGTTCCCGCTACGGTACGGCTGGCTGAAGAAAGCCTACGATGCCGTCAAGATGGCCGAGGACACCGAAGATGATGTTTCGGTGTTCTCAGCAGATGACGCTATCGCCCGATTTGGAGTCGGTAAGAACATGGTGGCCTCAATGAGGCACTGGGCGATTGCAGCTAGGGTTATTGAAGAAAAATCGGGTCGTCAGGTCACTACATCACTCGGATACGTGCTGTTCGATGAATCCGATGGATTAGACCCCTATATGGAAAACCTCAATACATCATGGTTGATTCACTGGAAACTATGCAGTCACCCGGCTAAGACATCCTGGTATTGGGCGTTTAACTACTATCCTGCTCTAGATTTCCATCGCGACATTATTGCAAGGAACATTGCAACGCTCGCCAATGACCGTGGATGGTCCAGGGCTTCGCAGGCTACGATCAAGAACGACGTAGCGTGTTTTGTACGTACCTATGTTGCCCACACGCCAAAGGGAAATGCTAGCCACGAGGACAGTTTGGAATCGCCGCTTTCAGAACTTGGATTAATCAAGTCCCGTGAAGACCACCATGGTTTAAGGTTCGTTCGAGGTCGTAAACCGTCGCTTGGGCTCGGCGTATTCACATTTGCAGTCACCGAATTCTGGATAAGCCGCTCTCCTTCAGCGCGAACGCTCTCGTTTGAAGCGCTTGCCCACGAACCGGGCAGTCCAGGTCGGGTTTTTCAACTGGACGAAAATGACTTGGTGGAACGTTTGTATGCACTTGAGGACTCGAGTCAAGGTCGGTACACCTGGTCAGAAACAGCCGGATTGAAGCAGATCGTACGCGATTTTGAATTCGATGAGATCGACGAAACGGATTTTATCAGGTTAGACTATGGAACGTAG
- a CDS encoding cysteine desulfurase, whose amino-acid sequence MLNSDTIYADYQASSPVDPRVLARMSPFWGDSFGNPHSSDHAIGWRADSAVEAATSAIASIVGSDGDEIVFTSGATEANNLALLGLARHAANTRRRILVSAIEHKCVLGAARELSSNEGFVVETISVDNDGYLDLAELEERLANDVLLVSVMAVNNEVGTIQDIQSISDIVKSYGAFYHCDAAQAPCGMNLEHLATYTDLISLSGHKMYGPQGIGALFIRRDIHDRIEPLFYGGGQQDGLRSGTVPLPLCVGMAAAAELIVAEGGEERNRIARQRDLFIALLKESGLTIEVNGPSTDHRHPGNANIRFDGYDARDILASLQPKLAASTGAACSSGIPEPSHVLRALGLTAEQSEASIRFSFGRFTTDDEIEKATEMVGNALTNLAIDHAS is encoded by the coding sequence ATGCTAAACTCCGACACCATCTACGCAGACTATCAAGCTTCCTCGCCGGTTGATCCTCGGGTCCTCGCACGGATGTCCCCGTTTTGGGGCGATTCCTTCGGTAATCCACATTCTAGCGATCATGCCATTGGTTGGCGTGCCGATTCGGCGGTCGAAGCCGCAACGAGTGCTATTGCTTCAATTGTCGGATCCGACGGCGACGAAATCGTCTTTACCTCAGGTGCGACAGAAGCGAACAACCTTGCACTGTTGGGATTGGCACGCCACGCTGCAAATACGCGTCGTCGAATTCTTGTCAGTGCGATAGAGCACAAGTGCGTTTTAGGTGCCGCAAGAGAACTGTCCTCGAATGAGGGATTCGTCGTAGAGACCATTTCGGTCGACAATGATGGATACCTCGACCTCGCCGAACTGGAGGAACGTTTAGCAAATGATGTACTCCTGGTTTCTGTAATGGCGGTAAACAACGAAGTGGGGACGATCCAGGACATTCAGTCGATCTCCGATATAGTAAAGTCATATGGTGCTTTTTATCACTGCGATGCCGCACAAGCACCCTGTGGGATGAATCTTGAGCACTTAGCAACATACACCGACCTCATCAGCCTCTCTGGTCACAAGATGTACGGACCTCAAGGTATTGGGGCTCTCTTTATTCGTCGTGACATACATGACCGTATTGAACCCTTGTTTTATGGTGGAGGGCAACAAGATGGCCTTCGATCTGGAACAGTTCCATTACCTCTTTGCGTTGGCATGGCAGCGGCAGCGGAGTTGATCGTCGCCGAAGGAGGTGAAGAACGAAATCGAATTGCACGCCAACGAGATTTGTTCATCGCACTGCTGAAAGAATCTGGACTCACCATTGAAGTAAACGGCCCTTCGACCGACCACAGACATCCGGGCAATGCAAACATTCGATTTGATGGATACGACGCCCGTGATATCTTAGCTTCATTACAACCGAAACTTGCCGCATCCACTGGTGCTGCATGTTCTTCGGGCATTCCCGAACCGTCCCATGTACTTCGAGCTCTCGGCCTGACCGCTGAACAAAGCGAAGCCTCCATCCGCTTCAGTTTCGGACGTTTCACAACCGATGACGAAATAGAGAAGGCTACTGAAATGGTCGGAAATGCCCTTACGAATCTCGCGATTGACCACGCCTCCTGA